One stretch of Saccharomonospora xinjiangensis XJ-54 DNA includes these proteins:
- a CDS encoding response regulator transcription factor: MSRILIAEDEPRIAAFVEKGLRANGFAVTVVEDGPSAYEYALTGSFDLMVLDIGLPGMDGFTVLRKLREQSCPIPVIILTARDSVQDTVAGLEGGADDYMPKPFRFEELLARVRLRLVPERATEPTVLAYGGLRLDLRTRRAHVGTDTVDLSAREFALAETFLRHPGQVLSREQLLSRVWGYDFDPGSNVVDVYVRYLRRKLGAHRITTVRGMGYRLEERD, from the coding sequence ATGAGCCGAATCCTGATCGCGGAGGACGAGCCTCGGATTGCGGCGTTCGTCGAGAAAGGACTCAGGGCAAACGGTTTCGCGGTCACCGTGGTGGAGGACGGTCCCTCGGCGTACGAGTACGCGCTCACCGGCTCGTTCGATCTGATGGTGCTGGACATCGGCTTGCCGGGCATGGACGGATTCACGGTCTTGCGCAAGCTTCGTGAGCAGAGCTGTCCGATTCCAGTGATCATCCTGACCGCGCGGGATTCCGTGCAGGACACGGTGGCGGGTCTTGAGGGTGGCGCCGACGACTACATGCCGAAGCCGTTCCGGTTCGAGGAACTGCTGGCCCGCGTGAGGCTTCGGCTGGTGCCCGAACGCGCCACCGAGCCGACCGTGCTCGCGTACGGCGGGCTACGGCTCGACCTGCGGACGCGGCGGGCGCACGTGGGCACCGACACGGTGGATCTCTCGGCGAGGGAGTTCGCCCTCGCCGAGACCTTTCTGCGGCATCCCGGCCAGGTGTTGTCGCGGGAACAACTGCTGAGCAGGGTGTGGGGTTACGACTTCGACCCGGGTTCCAACGTCGTCGATGTGTACGTCCGTTACCTGCGGCGCAAGCTCGGGGCGCACCGGATCACGACGGTGCGCGGCATGGGATACCGGCTGGAGGAACGCGACTGA